AATTCTAATTGACAAACGAATAAAGTCATTATAGTTACATATTATAACATTTTATCTCAAAAGTGTATTAGTTTATAATTAAAAACGGCATTCTTTAATACTTAAAATTTATATTATAAATCATCTGGCATTTTAATAAAGCCTTAACAAACCTAAGCTCTTGACCATTGTACATTTGTATGCATATTTAAAAATAAATTCTAAAAAAAATTAAATGAAATCTCTTATAATCAGCAGTTTTTTGCTTGCATTTTTAGTAATGGGCAATACGGTAAACGCTCAAAAATTTAGTGAATTAGATAAAAGTCCATTAGACATTGCAATGTTTAGAGGGCAGGATAAAGCTCCTAGAGTACGTGTTATTTACAGCAGACCTCAACGTAAAGGACGTGATGTTTTTGCAACTAAAGATGGTTTACAGAAATACGGTGAGGTATGGCGCACCGGTGCTAATGAATCTACAGAGATTAAATTCTATAAAGATATGATGCTGGGCGACAAAAAAGTTGTTGCAGGTACTTACACACTATTTACCATACCAGGAGAAAAAGAATGGACTGTAATACTAAATAAAGATCTAGACACCTGGGGAGCTTACGGTTATAAAGAAGAACGCGACCTGGTACGTTTTACAACGCCAGTTCATAAAACAGCTGCTCCTATTGAGTCATTCTCAATATCTTTTCAACCTACGGAAGCAGGTTCTGACATGTTTTTAGGGTGGGATGACACGTATATACAAATACCAGTTGAAGAAATTCAATAATATTGTATTTCTAAATAAATTAAAAAAGGCTTCCAGATAACTGGAAGCCTTTTTTCTTTACGGTATATTAAGATATTTATGAGTTTGTAAACTTATTTTCCACTTGGGGTTTGCCATTACATAATCTACTATTAAAGGCGTCATTTTATCGCGTACACTCCATTCTGATTGTAAATACAATTCACAATCCTCATTTGCGAGGGCTGCATGTTCTTCCGCAAAAGCGAAATCAGATTTATTAAAGATTATTACTTTTAATTCGTGCGCTTCTTTATAAATACGCGGTTTAGGTAACATGCGCTTTTTTGGAGAAAGACAAATCCAATCCCAGTGACCACTCAACTCGTAGGCGCCAGAGGTTTCTATATGCACCTTAAGGCCTTCTGCCTTGAGAAGACTCGTAAGATGCTCCATATCCCACATTAGTGGTTCACCCCCTGTAATAACAATGGTTTTACTATACTTAACTGCATTTGCTACAATTGCAGCTGCTTCTGTAGGAGGATGTATTGCAGCATCCCAACTTTCTTTTACATCACACCAATGACAGCCTACATCACAACCACCTACCCGTATAAAATAAGCCGGTGTACCTGTATGTGCTCCTTCACCCTGAATTGTATAAAACTCTTCCATTAAAGGAAGTAATTCTCCCAGCTTTACCCGGGTTGCTATTGCCTCTTTTGTCATAAGCGGCAAAGATACGGCGCATTAAAATCGTTGCCAAGGCTTAACAACTTATTTTAGCATACACTAGTAAAAGATTATCGAGTGGTATTTAAATTTTTCTACCCCTATGCTTTTTAGTATTAATCCTTATTTTTGACCAAATTTCAACTTATGGATCAATCTGAAGCGTTTAAAGAACATATTGTACAAGGCAACAGCTTTAAAGGAGAATTTATTACTGTGGGAGCAG
The sequence above is a segment of the Leeuwenhoekiella sp. MAR_2009_132 genome. Coding sequences within it:
- a CDS encoding DUF2911 domain-containing protein; the protein is MKSLIISSFLLAFLVMGNTVNAQKFSELDKSPLDIAMFRGQDKAPRVRVIYSRPQRKGRDVFATKDGLQKYGEVWRTGANESTEIKFYKDMMLGDKKVVAGTYTLFTIPGEKEWTVILNKDLDTWGAYGYKEERDLVRFTTPVHKTAAPIESFSISFQPTEAGSDMFLGWDDTYIQIPVEEIQ
- a CDS encoding 7-carboxy-7-deazaguanine synthase QueE codes for the protein MTKEAIATRVKLGELLPLMEEFYTIQGEGAHTGTPAYFIRVGGCDVGCHWCDVKESWDAAIHPPTEAAAIVANAVKYSKTIVITGGEPLMWDMEHLTSLLKAEGLKVHIETSGAYELSGHWDWICLSPKKRMLPKPRIYKEAHELKVIIFNKSDFAFAEEHAALANEDCELYLQSEWSVRDKMTPLIVDYVMANPKWKISLQTHKYLNIP